A single genomic interval of Spinacia oleracea cultivar Varoflay chromosome 6, BTI_SOV_V1, whole genome shotgun sequence harbors:
- the LOC110784375 gene encoding guard cell S-type anion channel SLAC1, translated as MDKPPPPPRPTNTHLIDIQEVISEEDEETTNLTTTTTTPTPTTTKTQRTEKRWSKAQEAERRTGNKSSLSRQVSLETGFSVLKGKQRNERVSLSRSGRSLGGFGARSSGAVVGETKKGDFSMFRTKSTLSKQNSLLPLRKEANSETDHNPKINNNNNNNNNNNNNNNVNNNNVNNNNGTQGGDDSVPAGRYFAALRGPELDQVKDFEDILLPKDETWPFLLRFPIGCFGICLGLSSQSILWKALSISPAMKFLKVTPYINLVLWILALIILLMVCFTYILKCIFYFEAIKREYFHPVRVNFFFAPWIVAMFMAIGVPPAIAPNTLHPAVFCVFAIPTFILELKIYGQWLSGGKRRLSMVANPSSHLSVVGNFVGAILGARVGWKEPAKFLWAVGFAHYLVVFVTLYQRLPTSETLPKELHPVYCMFIATPAAASIAWESIYGEFDGLSRTCFFIALFLYISLVVRPNFFTGFRFSVSWWSYTFPMTTASIATIKYAEQAPSVGSKGLALSLSFMSTTMVAILFVSTLLHGFVWKTLFPNDLAIAIAKRKQGKENIKKSSKKSNGIRRWTKQSPLSLVSNMTKSNNEN; from the exons ATGGACAAACCTCCACCCCCTCCTAGACCTACCAACACTCATTTGATTGATATACAAGAAGTAATCtcagaagaagatgaagaaacgacgaatctaacaacaacaacaacaacaccaacaccaacaacaacaaaaacacagAGAACGGAGAAACGATGGAGCAAGGCTCAAGAAGCAGAAAGAAGGACAGGAAACAAGAGTAGCCTAAGTAGACAAGTATCCCTCGAAACAGGATTCTCTGTTTTAAAAGGGAAACAAAGAAATGAAAGAGTTTCTCTTAGTAGGAGTGGGAGAAGTCTTGGAGGGTTTGGTGCACGAAGTAGTGGAGCTGTTGTTGGGGAAACAAAGAAGGGAGATTTTAGCATGTTTAGAACTAAATCTACTCTTTCTAAGCAAAATTCTTTGTTGCCCTTGAGAAAGGAAGCTAATAGTGAGACAGATCATAATCCGaagattaataataataacaacaataataataataataataataataataatgttaacaataataatgttaataataataatggaaCTCAAGGGGGAGATGATTCTGTTCCTGCAGGGAGATACTTTGCTGCTCTCAGAGGTCCTGAGCTTGACCAAGTGAAG GACTTTGAGGACATACTTCTACCCAAAGACGAGACATGGCCATTCCTACTCCGATTCCCAATTGGTTGTTTCGGTATATGCCTTGGCTTAAGCAGTCAATCCATCCTATGGAAGGCGCTATCAATCAGCCCGGCAATGAAGTTCCTCAAAGTAACCCCTTACATAAACCTTGTACTATGGATCCTAGCCCTAATCATTCTTCTAATGGTGTGTTTCACTTACATACTCAAATGCATTTTCTACTTTGAAGCAATCAAAAGAGAATACTTCCATCCTGTTAGAGTTAACTTCTTCTTTGCTCCATGGATTGTAGCCATGTTTATGGCCATAGGGGTCCCACCAGCAATAGCACCAAACACCCTTCACCCTGCTGTTTTCTGTGTTTTTGCCATACCAACGTTCATCCTCGAGCTTAAGATCTACGGTCAATGGCTTTCAGGGGGCAAACGGCGTTTAAGCATGGTGGCTAACCCATCTTCACATCTATCAGTTGTTGGCAACTTTGTTGGTGCCATTTTAGGTGCTAGGGTGGGGTGGAAAGAGCCTGCAAAGTTTCTATGGGCAGTTGGTTTCGCGCATTATCTTGTGGTGTTTGTTACTCTTTATCAAAGATTGCCTACAAGTGAAACATTGCCTAAGGAGCTGCACCCTGTTTACTGCATGTTTATTGCAACACCAGCTGCAGCAAGTATTGCATGGGAGTCTATCTATGGTGAGTTTGATGGCTTATCAAGGACTTGCTTCTTCATTGCCTTGTTTCTCTATATCTCGCTTGTCGTTCGACCCAACTTCTTCACCGGATTCAG GTTTTCAGTATCATGGTGGTCATACACTTTCCCAATGACCACCGCATCGATCGCTACAATCAAGTATGCAGAGCAGGCTCCCTCAGTAGGAAGCAAGGGCCTAGCTTTATCTCTCTCATTTATGTCTACAACAATGGTGGCCATTCTATTCGTATCAACCCTTTTACACGGCTTTGTCTGGAAAACTTTGTTCCCGAATGATCTTGCCATCGCCATAGCAAAGAGGAAACAAGGCAAAGAAAATATCAAGAAATCTTCGAAAAAATCTAATGGTATAAGGCGATGGACAAAACAGTCTCCTCTTTCACTGGTTTCGAATATGACTAAGAGTAACAATGAAAACTAA
- the LOC110784374 gene encoding probable sugar phosphate/phosphate translocator At1g12500, with translation MVVEPPTKWTPRRNSNPKFDTSPDQILLEIPQTPPSDARNNNNINSHHHHHLTASSTTSIATITIVLAWYSSNIGVLLLNKYLLTIYGYRYPIFLTTLHMLACSVYSSFAVHSLRLVPAQVIQSRKQLLKIFSLSIIFCFSVVCGNSSLKYIPVSFNQAIGATTPFFTAIFAFVITCNKEAPIVYLSLLPVVLGIVLASNSEPLFHLFGFILCVGSTAGRALKSVVQGILLSSESEKLNSMNLLMYMAPMAAGVLLPFSLYIEGNVAGITIRKAKEDWFIVFLLVGNATVAYLVNLTNFLVTKHTSPLTLQVLGNAKAAVAAVVSVLIFRNPVTAMGMVGFGITVMGVVLYTQAKRRSKLTSH, from the coding sequence ATGGTGGTTGAACCTCCAACAAAATGGACTCCCCGCCGCAACAGCAACCCAAAATTCGACACCTCTCCCGACCAAATCCTCCTCGAAATCCCTCAAACACCCCCTTCCGACGCtcgaaacaacaacaacattaacagccaccatcaccaccacctcACTGCATCCTCCACCACCTCAATCGCCACCATTACAATAGTCCTAGCATGGTACTCCTCCAACATCGGCGTCCTCCTCTTAAACAAATACCTCCTAACCATTTACGGCTACCGTTACCCTATCTTCCTCACCACCCTCCACATGCTCGCTTGTTCAGTCTACTCCTCCTTCGCCGTCCACTCCCTCCGCCTTGTTCCGGCGCAAGTTATTCAATCTCGGAAACAACTCCTTAAAATCTTCTCCTTATCAATCATCTTCTGCTTCTCCGTCGTCTGCGGTAACTCTTCGCTTAAATACATCCCCGTCTCGTTTAATCAAGCAATCGGCGCCACCACTCCGTTTTTCACCGCCATTTTTGCATTCGTAATCACGTGTAATAAAGAAGCGCCAATTGTTTACTTATCATTACTCCCGGTTGTTCTCGGCATTGTTCTGGCTTCGAATAGTGAACCTCTGTTTCACTTATTCGGGTTCATCCTCTGTGTCGGGTCGACCGCGGGTCGGGCGTTGAAGTCAGTTGTTCAAGGGATTTTACTGAGCTCAGAATCGGAGAAGCTTAACTCGATGAACTTGTTGATGTATATGGCTCCCATGGCGGCCGGTGTTCTACTGCCGTTCTCGCTGTACATTGAAGGGAATGTTGCAGGGATTACGATACGCAAAGCGAAAGAAGATTGGTTTATTGTCTTCCTTTTGGTTGGGAATGCGACGGTTGCTTACTTAGTGAATTTAACCAACTTTTTGGTGACGAAACATACGAGTCCGCTGACGTTGCAGGTGCTTGGAAATGCGAAAGCGGCGGTTGCGGCGGTGGTTTCGGTGTTGATATTTAGGAATCCGGTGACGGCGATGGGAATGGTTGGTTTTGGAATAACAGTCATGGGTGTTGTGCTTTACACCCAAGCGAAAAGGAGATCTAAACTTACATCTCATTAA